One window from the genome of Coturnix japonica isolate 7356 chromosome 21, Coturnix japonica 2.1, whole genome shotgun sequence encodes:
- the PERM1 gene encoding PGC-1 and ERR-induced regulator in muscle protein 1, whose amino-acid sequence MDNFEYSIQLNDRDWAEFLRAVEECNQEPAALATAEEQCLSDIEQGDTVPALCSTRTGTEPGLGKANCSPRGLCGEDEVDPCSSILRGDKQPVCPLLAAMPSVQGRQPPCPPAAEGSAGQDAALGEGAAGSRAMEHAGHPAAPRAQGEDVSMEQPCGSPAVVQGGNQEATAWKSHAGVPGPEHEHPAAEPAAELGEKATSQPSVQEVVRPKVPTPARKSRKQRGAGGTEVTPGDKEPAGNPAQGSTAPSRAPSSSPLTSRKGKGKEKAAKAAPMRLSSEEAAEGKRPTSSPDAVLVDVPPNVSPKLKAKESGAQSPGKARSTKLARQVGGTGVCDTVPVVVTAPNAMPLVVTPPAVVTTPDAVPVVVTVMGELCQDGKTLGPQSVAAAAGGCGEFTASPNQEISSPAFTVGGSPGVDTLGVTWPEMYDYLFCDSQGEEEAAENVAEGEKTPLEREISLPELYEYFFNEADGSRKKAKGKQRKRKEFFGFHQAELQKENPNATAAKEPVAATVPELYEHFFPDGPQHRRGWRGFLFSSPASEVRKAVGALMSILQRPKPCGTTQAPSSPSMARRGSHLALVPLGGGPEHPPALDMALALRGRPEVPLALTHKDMCLVFCAFASWAVKTSDLQAPDAWKTVFLASFGTLSAIRYFRRQVREGRPHT is encoded by the exons atgGATAACTTCGAGTACAGCATCCAGCTGAACGACCGCGACTGGGCTGAGTTCTTGCGGGCTGTGGAGGAATGCAACCAAGAACCGGCTGCCTTGGccacagcagaggagcagtgccTCAGTGACATTGAACAAGGGGACACTgtgcctgctctgtgcagcaccagGACAGGCACCGAGCCAGGGCTTGGCAAGGCAAACTGCTCCCCACGTGGGCTGTGCGGAGAGGACGAAGTAGATCCGTGCTCATCCATTCTACGTGGAGACAAGCAGCCTGTCTGCCCGCTGCTTGCTGCCATGCCCAGCGTGCAGGGCAGGCAGCCTCcctgtcctcctgcagctgagggcagtgcagggcaggatgcagcactgggggaaggagctgctggcagcagagccaTGGAGCATGCTGGGCACCCTGCTGCACCCCGTGCCCAAGGAGAGGACGTCAGTATGGAGCAGCCCTGTGGGAGCCCAGCAGTGGTACAGGGAGGTAACCAGGAGGCTACTGCATGGAAAAGCCATGCTGGGGTGCCGGGACCTGAACATGAGCACCCTGCGGCAGagcctgctgcagagcttggGGAGAAAGCAACCAGCCAGCCCAGTGTCCAGGAGGTGGTGAGACCCAAAGTGCCAACACCAGCAAGGAAGAGCCGCAAGCAACGTGGAGCTGGTGGCACCGAGGTGACCCCAGGGGACAAGGAGCCAGCAGGGAACCCGGcacaaggcagcacagcacccagcagggccCCCTCGTCCTCCCCACTGACCTCAAGGAAgggcaaagggaaggagaaggcgGCCAAAGCGGCACCCATGAGGCTGAGCAGTGAAGAGGCTGCAGAGGGCAAACGGCCAACGAGCAGCCCTGATGCGGTGCTGGTGGATGTGCCCCCCAACGTGTCCCCAAAGCTGAAGGCAAAGGAGTCAGGGGCACAGTCACCAGGGAAGGCGAGATCCACCAAGCTGGCCAGGCAGGTGGGGGGCACAGGGGTGTGTGACACTGTACCAGTGGTGGTCACTGCACCTAATGCAATGCCATTAGTTGTCACCCCACCAGCTGTTGTCACTACACCAGATGCTGTTCCAGTGGTTGTCACTGTGATGGGTGAGCTGTGCCAGGATGGGAAGACTCTCGGTCCCCAAagtgtggctgctgctgctgggggctgtggggagttCACAGCCAGCCCCAACCAGGAGATAAGCTCCCCAGCATTCACAGTTGGGGGCTCTCCTGGGGTAGACACCCTGGGTGTGACGTGGCCTGAGATGTACGACTATTTGTTCTGCGACTCCCAGGGggaagaagaagcagcagagaacgTGGCGGAGGGCGAGAAAACGCCCTTGGAAAGGGAAATATCCTTGCCTGAACTGTATGAGTATTTTTTCAATGAAGCTGATGGAAGTAGGAAAAAAGCCAAGGGTaagcagaggaagaggaaggagttCTTTGGCTTTCACCAGGCTGAGCTGCAAAAGGAGAATCCCAATGCGACTGCAGCCAAAGAGCCCGTGGCTGCCACAGTGCCTGAGCTGTATGAACACTTCTTCCCCGATGGACCCCAGCACAGGAGGGGCTGGAGGGGATTTCTCTTCTCCTCACCAGCTTCTGAGGTGAGGAAAGCCGTGGGGGCTCTGATGTCCATCCTGCAGAGGCCAAAGCCGTGCGGCACAACCCAAGCGCCCTCATCCCCATCAATGGCACGGAGAGGGTCCCACCTTGCCTTGGTGCCACTGGGAGGGGGTCCTGAGCACCCACCAGCTTTGGACATGGCCCTTGCACTGAGAG GTAGACCTGAGGTCCCACTGGCTCTGACCCACAAGGACATGTGTCTCGTCTTCTGTGCCTTTGCCTCCTGGGCAGTGAAGACCTCCGACCTGCAGGCTCCGGATGCCTGGAAAACcg